One genomic segment of Gorilla gorilla gorilla isolate KB3781 chromosome 23, NHGRI_mGorGor1-v2.1_pri, whole genome shotgun sequence includes these proteins:
- the ARVCF gene encoding splicing regulator ARVCF isoform X1 codes for MEDCNVHSAASILASVKEQEARFERLTRALEQERRHVALQLERAQQPGMVSGGMGSGQPLPMAWQQLVLQEQSPGSQASLATMPEAPDVLEETVTVEEDPGTPTSHVSIVTSEDGTTRRTETKVTKTVKTVTTRTVRQVPVGPDGLPLLDGGPPLGPFADGALDRHFLLRGGGPAATLSRAYLSSGGGFPEGPEPRDSPSYGSLSRGLGMRPPRAGPLGPGPGDGCFTLPGHREVFPVGPEPGPPGGRSLPERFQAEPYGLEDDTRSLAADDEGGPELEPDYGTATRRRPECGRGLHTRAYEDTADDGGELTDERPAFPTVTAPLAQPERGSVGSLDRLVRRSPSVDSARKEPRWRDPELPEVLAMLRHPVDPVKANAAAYLQHLCFENEGVKRRVRQLRGLPLLVALLDHPRAEVRRRACGALRNLSYGRDTDNKAAIRDCGGVPALVRLLRAARDNEVRELVTGTLWNLSSYEPLKMVIIDHGLQTLTHEVIVPHSGWECEPNEDSKPRDAEWTTVFKNTSGCLRNVSSDGAEARRRLRECEGLVDALLHALQSAVGRKDTDNKSVENCVCIMRNLSYHVHKEVPGADRYQEAEPGPLGSAVGSQRRRRDDASCFGGKKAKEEWFHQGKKDGEMDRNFDTLDLPKRTEAAKGFELLYQPEVVRLYLSLLTESRNFNTLEAAAGALQNLSAGNWMWATYIRATVRKERGLPVLVELLQSETDKVVRAVAIALRNLSLDRRNKDLIGSYAMAELVRNVRNAQAPPRPGACLEEDTVVAVLNTIHEIVSDSLDNARSLLQARGVPALVALVASSQSVREAKAASHVLQTVWSYKELRGTLQKDGWTKARFQSAAATAKGPKGALSPGGFDDSTLPLVDKSLEGEKTGSRDVIPMDALGPDGYSTVDRRERRPRGTSSAGEASEKEPLKLDPSRKAPPPGPSRPAVRLVDAVGDAKPQPVDSWV; via the exons GAGCAGAGCCCAGGCAGCCAGGCCTCACTGGCCACGATGCCGGAGGCACCTGATGTGCTGGAGGAGACCGTGACGGTGGAGGAGGACCCCGGCACACCCACTTCCCATGTGTCTATTGTCACATCCGAAGATGGCACAACCCGGCGCACCGAGACCAAG GTCACCAAGACTGTCAAAACGGTGACCACTCGGACAGTACGCCAGGTGCCCGTGGGCCCAGATGGACTCCCCCTGCTGGATGGCGGCCCCCCACTAGGCCCTTTTGCAGATGGTGCCCTGGACCGGCATTTCCTGCTGCGTGGTGGTGGCCCAGCGGCCACACTCTCTCGAGCCTACCTCAGCAGCGGGGGTGGCTTTCCCGAAGGCCCCGAGCCCCGGGACAGCCCCAGCTATGGCAGCCTGTCCCGAGGGCTGGGCATGCGGCCCCCACGTGCTGGCCCCCTTGGCCCAGGCCCTGGTGATGGCTGCTTCACACTGCCTGGCCACCGGGAAGTCTTCCCGGTGGGTCCTGAGCCTGGGCCACCAGGTGGCCGCTCCCTGCCCGAGCGCTTCCAGGCAGAGCCGTATGGCTTGGAGGATGACACGCGCAGCCTGGCCGCTGATGACGAGGGTGGCCCTGAGCTGGAGCCTGACTATGGCACGGCCACAAGGAGGAGGCCTGAGTGTGGGCGGGGCCTTCATACCAG GGCCTACGAGGACACAGCAGATGATGGCGGCGAGCTGACGGACGAGCGGCCTGCGTTCCCAACGGTGACGGCGCCCCTGGCCCAGCCTGAACGGGGCAGCGTGGGCAGCCTGGACCGGCTGGTGCGGCGCTCGCCCTCAGTGGATAGCGCCCGCAAGGAGCCCCGCTGGCGGGACCCTGAGCTGCCTGAGGTGCTGGCCATGCTGCGGCACCCCGTGGACCCCGTGAAGGCCAATGCGGCCGCCTACCTGCAGCATCTGTGCTTTGAGAACGAGGGTGTCAAGCGGCGTGTACGGCAGTTGCGGGGGCTGCCGCTGCTTGTGGCACTGCTGGACCACCCGCGGGCTGAGGTGCGGCGCCGGGCCTGTGGGGCACTGCGCAACCTCTCCTATGGCCGCGACACTGACAACAAGGCCGCCATCCGGGACTGCGGTGGTGTGCCTGCCCTGGTGCGCCTGCTGCGGGCTGCCCGGGACAACGAGGTCCGTGAGCTTGTCACTG GCACCCTGTGGAACCTGTCATCCTATGAGCCCCTGAAGATGGTCATCATTGACCATGGCCTGCAGACGCTGACCCACGAGGTGATCGTGCCCCACTCAGGATGGGAGTGTGAGCCCAACGAGGACTCCAAGCCACGGGACGCCGAGTGGACAACTGTCTTCAAGAACACGTCGGGCTGCCTGAG GAATGTGAGCTCCGATGGTGCTGAGGCCCGGCGGCGACTCCGGGAGTGTGAAGGGCTGGTGGATGCGCTCCTGCATGCCCTGCAGTCGGCTGTGGGCCGGAAGgacactgacaacaag TCGGTGGAGAACTGCGTGTGCATCATGCGGAACCTGTCCTACCACGTGCACAAGGAGGTGCCCGGGGCCGACAGGTACCAGGAGGCCGAGCCTGGGCCCCTGGGCAGTGCTGTAGGCTCCCAGCGCCGGAGGCGGGATGATGCCAGCTGCTTTGGTGGCAAGAAGGCCAAAG AGGAGTGGTTCCACCAAG GAAAGAAGGATGGTGAGATGGACCGGAACTTTGACACGCTAGACCTGCCCAAGCGAACTGAGGCCGCCAAAG GCTTTGAGCTGCTGTACCAGCCCGAGGTGGTACGTCTCTACCTCTCCCTCCTCACGGAGAGCCGGAACTTCAACACCCTGGAGGCTGCCGCCGGCGCTCTGCAGAACCTCAGTGCCGGCAACTGGATG TGGGCCACGTACATCCGCGCCACAGTGCGTAAAGAGCGCGGGCTGCCGGTGCTTGTGGAACTGCTGCAGTCTGAGACCGACAAGGTGGTGCGCGCCGTCGCCATCGCTCTGCGCAACCTCTCGCTGGACCGGCGCAACAAAGACCTCATCG GGAGCTACGCCATGGCCGAGCTTGTGCGGAATGTGCGCAATGCACAGGCTCCGCCGCGACCGGGGGCCTGCCTGGAGGAAGACACCGTGGTGGCGGTGCTCAACACCATCCACGAAATCGTGTCCGACAGCCTGGATAACGCGCGCTCGCTCCTGCAGGCACGCGGGGTGCCAGCGTTGGTGGCTCTCGTCGCCTCCAG CCAATCGGTACGCGAAGCGAAGGCGGCATCACACGTGCTGCAGACAGTGTGGAGCTACAAGGAACTGCGTGGTACCTTGCAGAAAGATGGTTGGACCAAGGCGCGCTTCCAG TCAGCTGCTGCTACTGCCAAGGGGCCTAAGGGAGCACTGAGTCCTGGGGGCTTCGATGACAGCACGCTGCCACTGGTGGACAAGAGCCTTG AGGGCGAGAAAACTGGCAGCCGGGATGTGATCCCCATGGATGCGCTGGGCCCAG ACGGATACTCCACGGTGGACCGGAGGGAGCGGAGGCCACGGGGCACCAGCTCTGCAGGAGAGGCCTCTGAGAAGGAACCCTTGAAA CTCGACCCCAGCAGGAAGGCCCCTCCCCCCGGGCCCAGCAGGCCCGCGGTCAGGCTGGTGGACGCCGTGGGGGACGCTAAGCCTCAGCCCGTTGACTCCTGGGTCTAG